A single window of Thermostichus vulcanus str. 'Rupite' DNA harbors:
- a CDS encoding chlorophyll a/b-binding protein produces the protein MGWTEKAERWNGRLAMLGFVISIAVEATVGHSVLAAAFGLR, from the coding sequence ATTGGCTGGACTGAAAAGGCGGAGCGCTGGAATGGACGGCTAGCGATGTTGGGGTTTGTCATCAGCATTGCTGTTGAAGCTACTGTTGGCCACAGTGTGCTTGCTGCTGCCTTCGGGTTGCGCTAA